Proteins co-encoded in one Apis mellifera strain DH4 linkage group LG15, Amel_HAv3.1, whole genome shotgun sequence genomic window:
- the LOC551770 gene encoding cytosolic purine 5'-nucleotidase isoform X1, which yields MCTADAWRIAKTTNYEILPRIMAFRRQRTDGLHTALRTNSSVVFADQNDSCATYNSTIQQLIMELENCNSHGDHVSTTLQHENDPSGNKKWYRQASQRIFVNRSLHLENIKFYGFDMDYTLAEYKSPEYEQLGFTLLKDRLVSLGYPEEIKAFEYDPSFPVRGLWFDSLYGNLLKVDAYGNILVCVHGFEFLKHSQVYELYPNKFLQLDESRVYVLNTLFNLPESYLLACLIDFFTNSRQYIPDRTGVKEGELTMTFKSIFQDVRNAVDWIHLHGNLKTKTMENLDLYVKKDRRLPMFLNRIRESGAKIFLLTNSEYVFTNKIMTYLFDFPHGAKPDEPHRNWKTYFDTIVVDARKPLFFGEGTILRQVDTKTGALKLGTHKGPLHTGEVYSGGSCDVFTELIGAKGKDVLYIGDHIFGDILKSKKIRGWRTFLVVPELVQELHVWTDKCQLFAELQNLDVMLGEMYKNLDSSTKEKPDISKLRTSIRDVTHKMDLAYGMMGSLFRSGSRQTFFSSQVVRYADLYAATFLNLIYYPFSYMFRAPAMLMPHESTVAHEQRFVMETPMISRSRTSKLNDEEEEQNNPTKTLYVDCPSNQIPHARPETPRNVTHTHDEDCSDEDSDSQKANHVRSCTKNSK from the exons ATGTGTACCGCGGACGCATGGAGAATTGCAAAAACTACGAATTACGAGATTTTACCTCGAATTATGGCATTCAGACGACAACGGACGGACGGGTTACACACGGCGCTACGAACGAATTCGTCCGTTGTCTTTGCAGATCAAAACGATTCGTGTGCAACTTACAATTCAACTATCCAGCAG ttaatcatggaattggaaaattgtaaTTCTCATGGAGATCATGTTTCTACTACACTTCAACATGAAAATGATCCtagtggaaataaaaaatggtaTCGACAAGCTAGTCAAAG AATTTTTGTGAATCGTAGTCttcatttagaaaatatcaAGTTTTATGGCTTCGACATGGATTATACTTTGGcag aatacaaATCACCAGAATACGAACAATTGGGTTTTACATTGTTAAAAGATCGTCTAGTATCTCTGGGATATCCAGAAGAAATTAAAGCATTTGAATATGATCCTAGTTTTCCGGTACGAGGATTATGGTTTGATAGTCTTTATGGAAATCTTCTTAAAGTGGACGCTTATGGAAATATCTTAGTTTGCGTTCACggtttcgaatttttgaaaca TTCACAAGTATATGAGCTTTatccgaataaatttttacaattagatGAATCTAGAGTATATGTGCTCAATACACTATTCAATCTTCCcgaatcatatttattagcaTGTTTGATAGacttttttacaaattcgCGGCAATACATACCAGACAGAACAGGGGTAAAAGAAGGAGAACTTACGATGACTTTCAAAAGCATATTCCAAGATGTTCGAAACGCTGTAGATTGGATACATCTTCAtggtaatttaaaaacaaaaacaatggAAAATTTAGATCTATATGTGAAGAAAGACAGGAGACTACCAATGTTTCTTAATAGGATTAGAGAAAGCGgggcaaaaatatttctcttaacaAATAGCGAGTACgtttttactaataaaattatgacttATCTCTTCGATTTTCCACATGGTGCaaag cCTGATGAACCTCATAGAAATTGGAAAACATATTTTGATACTATAGTAGTAGATGCTAGGAAACCACTATTTTTTGGTGAAGGTACAATTTTACGGCAAGTAGATACTAAAACTGGAGCTCTAAAACTTGGCACGCACAAAGGTCCACTTCATACAG GAGAAGTTTATTCAGGAGGCTCATGTGATGTATTCACCGAATTAATAGGCGCAAAAGGCAAAGACGTATTATATATTGGTGATCATATTTTCGGTGATatcttaaaaagtaaaaagattaGAGGATGGAGAACATTTTTAGTAGTACCTGAACTTGTACAAGAGCTTCACGTTTGGACCGATAAATGTCAATTATTTGCCGAGTTACAAAATTTAGATGTTATGTTAGGCGAAATGTacaa AAATTTAGATAGTAGTACAAAAGAAAAACCAGATATTTCCAAGCTGCGAACATCTATAAGAGATGTTACTCACAAAATGGATTTAGCTTACGGAATGATGGGTTCATTATTTCGTAGTGGGAGTAGACAAACCTTTTTCAGTAGTCAAGTTGTAAGGTATGCTGATCTTTATGCAGCAACTTTCTTAAACCTTATATATTATCCATTCTCGTATATGTTTCGAGCTCCTGCTATGTTG aTGCCTCATGAGAGTACAGTAGCTCATGAACAGAGATTTGTTATGGAAACACCAATGATTAGTCGATCTCGAACATCTAAGCTtaatgatgaagaagaagaacagaaTAATCCTACC aaaacttTGTATGTGGATTGTCCCAGTAATCAAATACCTCATGCAAGGCCTGAAACACCACGTAATGTGACGCATACACATGATGAAGATTGTAGTGATGAGGATAGTGATTCACAAAAAGCAAACCATGTAAGATCATGTACAAAGAAttctaaatga
- the LOC551770 gene encoding cytosolic purine 5'-nucleotidase isoform X4: protein MELENCNSHGDHVSTTLQHENDPSGNKKWYRQASQRIFVNRSLHLENIKFYGFDMDYTLAEYKSPEYEQLGFTLLKDRLVSLGYPEEIKAFEYDPSFPVRGLWFDSLYGNLLKVDAYGNILVCVHGFEFLKHSQVYELYPNKFLQLDESRVYVLNTLFNLPESYLLACLIDFFTNSRQYIPDRTGVKEGELTMTFKSIFQDVRNAVDWIHLHGNLKTKTMENLDLYVKKDRRLPMFLNRIRESGAKIFLLTNSEYVFTNKIMTYLFDFPHGAKPDEPHRNWKTYFDTIVVDARKPLFFGEGTILRQVDTKTGALKLGTHKGPLHTGEVYSGGSCDVFTELIGAKGKDVLYIGDHIFGDILKSKKIRGWRTFLVVPELVQELHVWTDKCQLFAELQNLDVMLGEMYKNLDSSTKEKPDISKLRTSIRDVTHKMDLAYGMMGSLFRSGSRQTFFSSQVVRYADLYAATFLNLIYYPFSYMFRAPAMLMPHESTVAHEQRFVMETPMISRSRTSKLNDEEEEQNNPTKTLYVDCPSNQIPHARPETPRNVTHTHDEDCSDEDSDSQKANHVRSCTKNSK from the exons atggaattggaaaattgtaaTTCTCATGGAGATCATGTTTCTACTACACTTCAACATGAAAATGATCCtagtggaaataaaaaatggtaTCGACAAGCTAGTCAAAG AATTTTTGTGAATCGTAGTCttcatttagaaaatatcaAGTTTTATGGCTTCGACATGGATTATACTTTGGcag aatacaaATCACCAGAATACGAACAATTGGGTTTTACATTGTTAAAAGATCGTCTAGTATCTCTGGGATATCCAGAAGAAATTAAAGCATTTGAATATGATCCTAGTTTTCCGGTACGAGGATTATGGTTTGATAGTCTTTATGGAAATCTTCTTAAAGTGGACGCTTATGGAAATATCTTAGTTTGCGTTCACggtttcgaatttttgaaaca TTCACAAGTATATGAGCTTTatccgaataaatttttacaattagatGAATCTAGAGTATATGTGCTCAATACACTATTCAATCTTCCcgaatcatatttattagcaTGTTTGATAGacttttttacaaattcgCGGCAATACATACCAGACAGAACAGGGGTAAAAGAAGGAGAACTTACGATGACTTTCAAAAGCATATTCCAAGATGTTCGAAACGCTGTAGATTGGATACATCTTCAtggtaatttaaaaacaaaaacaatggAAAATTTAGATCTATATGTGAAGAAAGACAGGAGACTACCAATGTTTCTTAATAGGATTAGAGAAAGCGgggcaaaaatatttctcttaacaAATAGCGAGTACgtttttactaataaaattatgacttATCTCTTCGATTTTCCACATGGTGCaaag cCTGATGAACCTCATAGAAATTGGAAAACATATTTTGATACTATAGTAGTAGATGCTAGGAAACCACTATTTTTTGGTGAAGGTACAATTTTACGGCAAGTAGATACTAAAACTGGAGCTCTAAAACTTGGCACGCACAAAGGTCCACTTCATACAG GAGAAGTTTATTCAGGAGGCTCATGTGATGTATTCACCGAATTAATAGGCGCAAAAGGCAAAGACGTATTATATATTGGTGATCATATTTTCGGTGATatcttaaaaagtaaaaagattaGAGGATGGAGAACATTTTTAGTAGTACCTGAACTTGTACAAGAGCTTCACGTTTGGACCGATAAATGTCAATTATTTGCCGAGTTACAAAATTTAGATGTTATGTTAGGCGAAATGTacaa AAATTTAGATAGTAGTACAAAAGAAAAACCAGATATTTCCAAGCTGCGAACATCTATAAGAGATGTTACTCACAAAATGGATTTAGCTTACGGAATGATGGGTTCATTATTTCGTAGTGGGAGTAGACAAACCTTTTTCAGTAGTCAAGTTGTAAGGTATGCTGATCTTTATGCAGCAACTTTCTTAAACCTTATATATTATCCATTCTCGTATATGTTTCGAGCTCCTGCTATGTTG aTGCCTCATGAGAGTACAGTAGCTCATGAACAGAGATTTGTTATGGAAACACCAATGATTAGTCGATCTCGAACATCTAAGCTtaatgatgaagaagaagaacagaaTAATCCTACC aaaacttTGTATGTGGATTGTCCCAGTAATCAAATACCTCATGCAAGGCCTGAAACACCACGTAATGTGACGCATACACATGATGAAGATTGTAGTGATGAGGATAGTGATTCACAAAAAGCAAACCATGTAAGATCATGTACAAAGAAttctaaatga
- the LOC551770 gene encoding cytosolic purine 5'-nucleotidase isoform X2: MSRENVVDISNKTVTSGFECSGAGYKVRFPDESNIFHEEPFHRSMVCFSLNHNITITNNYNEQDLDSYNEGGHGIQIDKRELGHRIFVNRSLHLENIKFYGFDMDYTLAEYKSPEYEQLGFTLLKDRLVSLGYPEEIKAFEYDPSFPVRGLWFDSLYGNLLKVDAYGNILVCVHGFEFLKHSQVYELYPNKFLQLDESRVYVLNTLFNLPESYLLACLIDFFTNSRQYIPDRTGVKEGELTMTFKSIFQDVRNAVDWIHLHGNLKTKTMENLDLYVKKDRRLPMFLNRIRESGAKIFLLTNSEYVFTNKIMTYLFDFPHGAKPDEPHRNWKTYFDTIVVDARKPLFFGEGTILRQVDTKTGALKLGTHKGPLHTGEVYSGGSCDVFTELIGAKGKDVLYIGDHIFGDILKSKKIRGWRTFLVVPELVQELHVWTDKCQLFAELQNLDVMLGEMYKNLDSSTKEKPDISKLRTSIRDVTHKMDLAYGMMGSLFRSGSRQTFFSSQVVRYADLYAATFLNLIYYPFSYMFRAPAMLMPHESTVAHEQRFVMETPMISRSRTSKLNDEEEEQNNPTKTLYVDCPSNQIPHARPETPRNVTHTHDEDCSDEDSDSQKANHVRSCTKNSK; the protein is encoded by the exons ATGAGTCGTGAAAATGTGGTTGATATATCGAACAAAACTG TAACAAGCGGTTTCGAATGTTCTGGAGCAGGGTATAAAGTCCGATTCCCGGATGAGTCAAACATCTTTCATGAAGAACCCTTTCATCGATCGATGGTTTGCTTTTCTTTAAATcacaatataacaataaccAATAATTATAACGAACAAGATTTGGATAGTTACAATGAGGGTGGCCACGGCATACAAATAGATAAGCGTGAATTAGGTCAcag AATTTTTGTGAATCGTAGTCttcatttagaaaatatcaAGTTTTATGGCTTCGACATGGATTATACTTTGGcag aatacaaATCACCAGAATACGAACAATTGGGTTTTACATTGTTAAAAGATCGTCTAGTATCTCTGGGATATCCAGAAGAAATTAAAGCATTTGAATATGATCCTAGTTTTCCGGTACGAGGATTATGGTTTGATAGTCTTTATGGAAATCTTCTTAAAGTGGACGCTTATGGAAATATCTTAGTTTGCGTTCACggtttcgaatttttgaaaca TTCACAAGTATATGAGCTTTatccgaataaatttttacaattagatGAATCTAGAGTATATGTGCTCAATACACTATTCAATCTTCCcgaatcatatttattagcaTGTTTGATAGacttttttacaaattcgCGGCAATACATACCAGACAGAACAGGGGTAAAAGAAGGAGAACTTACGATGACTTTCAAAAGCATATTCCAAGATGTTCGAAACGCTGTAGATTGGATACATCTTCAtggtaatttaaaaacaaaaacaatggAAAATTTAGATCTATATGTGAAGAAAGACAGGAGACTACCAATGTTTCTTAATAGGATTAGAGAAAGCGgggcaaaaatatttctcttaacaAATAGCGAGTACgtttttactaataaaattatgacttATCTCTTCGATTTTCCACATGGTGCaaag cCTGATGAACCTCATAGAAATTGGAAAACATATTTTGATACTATAGTAGTAGATGCTAGGAAACCACTATTTTTTGGTGAAGGTACAATTTTACGGCAAGTAGATACTAAAACTGGAGCTCTAAAACTTGGCACGCACAAAGGTCCACTTCATACAG GAGAAGTTTATTCAGGAGGCTCATGTGATGTATTCACCGAATTAATAGGCGCAAAAGGCAAAGACGTATTATATATTGGTGATCATATTTTCGGTGATatcttaaaaagtaaaaagattaGAGGATGGAGAACATTTTTAGTAGTACCTGAACTTGTACAAGAGCTTCACGTTTGGACCGATAAATGTCAATTATTTGCCGAGTTACAAAATTTAGATGTTATGTTAGGCGAAATGTacaa AAATTTAGATAGTAGTACAAAAGAAAAACCAGATATTTCCAAGCTGCGAACATCTATAAGAGATGTTACTCACAAAATGGATTTAGCTTACGGAATGATGGGTTCATTATTTCGTAGTGGGAGTAGACAAACCTTTTTCAGTAGTCAAGTTGTAAGGTATGCTGATCTTTATGCAGCAACTTTCTTAAACCTTATATATTATCCATTCTCGTATATGTTTCGAGCTCCTGCTATGTTG aTGCCTCATGAGAGTACAGTAGCTCATGAACAGAGATTTGTTATGGAAACACCAATGATTAGTCGATCTCGAACATCTAAGCTtaatgatgaagaagaagaacagaaTAATCCTACC aaaacttTGTATGTGGATTGTCCCAGTAATCAAATACCTCATGCAAGGCCTGAAACACCACGTAATGTGACGCATACACATGATGAAGATTGTAGTGATGAGGATAGTGATTCACAAAAAGCAAACCATGTAAGATCATGTACAAAGAAttctaaatga
- the LOC551770 gene encoding cytosolic purine 5'-nucleotidase isoform X5, whose protein sequence is MWLKDVNDDVLPAAIFVNSRSCVQNEIFVNRSLHLENIKFYGFDMDYTLAEYKSPEYEQLGFTLLKDRLVSLGYPEEIKAFEYDPSFPVRGLWFDSLYGNLLKVDAYGNILVCVHGFEFLKHSQVYELYPNKFLQLDESRVYVLNTLFNLPESYLLACLIDFFTNSRQYIPDRTGVKEGELTMTFKSIFQDVRNAVDWIHLHGNLKTKTMENLDLYVKKDRRLPMFLNRIRESGAKIFLLTNSEYVFTNKIMTYLFDFPHGAKPDEPHRNWKTYFDTIVVDARKPLFFGEGTILRQVDTKTGALKLGTHKGPLHTGEVYSGGSCDVFTELIGAKGKDVLYIGDHIFGDILKSKKIRGWRTFLVVPELVQELHVWTDKCQLFAELQNLDVMLGEMYKNLDSSTKEKPDISKLRTSIRDVTHKMDLAYGMMGSLFRSGSRQTFFSSQVVRYADLYAATFLNLIYYPFSYMFRAPAMLMPHESTVAHEQRFVMETPMISRSRTSKLNDEEEEQNNPTKTLYVDCPSNQIPHARPETPRNVTHTHDEDCSDEDSDSQKANHVRSCTKNSK, encoded by the exons ATGTGGCTGAAGGATGTGAATGACGACGTCTTACCGGCTGCGATTTTCGTGAACTCGCGAAGCTGCGTCCAAAACGA AATTTTTGTGAATCGTAGTCttcatttagaaaatatcaAGTTTTATGGCTTCGACATGGATTATACTTTGGcag aatacaaATCACCAGAATACGAACAATTGGGTTTTACATTGTTAAAAGATCGTCTAGTATCTCTGGGATATCCAGAAGAAATTAAAGCATTTGAATATGATCCTAGTTTTCCGGTACGAGGATTATGGTTTGATAGTCTTTATGGAAATCTTCTTAAAGTGGACGCTTATGGAAATATCTTAGTTTGCGTTCACggtttcgaatttttgaaaca TTCACAAGTATATGAGCTTTatccgaataaatttttacaattagatGAATCTAGAGTATATGTGCTCAATACACTATTCAATCTTCCcgaatcatatttattagcaTGTTTGATAGacttttttacaaattcgCGGCAATACATACCAGACAGAACAGGGGTAAAAGAAGGAGAACTTACGATGACTTTCAAAAGCATATTCCAAGATGTTCGAAACGCTGTAGATTGGATACATCTTCAtggtaatttaaaaacaaaaacaatggAAAATTTAGATCTATATGTGAAGAAAGACAGGAGACTACCAATGTTTCTTAATAGGATTAGAGAAAGCGgggcaaaaatatttctcttaacaAATAGCGAGTACgtttttactaataaaattatgacttATCTCTTCGATTTTCCACATGGTGCaaag cCTGATGAACCTCATAGAAATTGGAAAACATATTTTGATACTATAGTAGTAGATGCTAGGAAACCACTATTTTTTGGTGAAGGTACAATTTTACGGCAAGTAGATACTAAAACTGGAGCTCTAAAACTTGGCACGCACAAAGGTCCACTTCATACAG GAGAAGTTTATTCAGGAGGCTCATGTGATGTATTCACCGAATTAATAGGCGCAAAAGGCAAAGACGTATTATATATTGGTGATCATATTTTCGGTGATatcttaaaaagtaaaaagattaGAGGATGGAGAACATTTTTAGTAGTACCTGAACTTGTACAAGAGCTTCACGTTTGGACCGATAAATGTCAATTATTTGCCGAGTTACAAAATTTAGATGTTATGTTAGGCGAAATGTacaa AAATTTAGATAGTAGTACAAAAGAAAAACCAGATATTTCCAAGCTGCGAACATCTATAAGAGATGTTACTCACAAAATGGATTTAGCTTACGGAATGATGGGTTCATTATTTCGTAGTGGGAGTAGACAAACCTTTTTCAGTAGTCAAGTTGTAAGGTATGCTGATCTTTATGCAGCAACTTTCTTAAACCTTATATATTATCCATTCTCGTATATGTTTCGAGCTCCTGCTATGTTG aTGCCTCATGAGAGTACAGTAGCTCATGAACAGAGATTTGTTATGGAAACACCAATGATTAGTCGATCTCGAACATCTAAGCTtaatgatgaagaagaagaacagaaTAATCCTACC aaaacttTGTATGTGGATTGTCCCAGTAATCAAATACCTCATGCAAGGCCTGAAACACCACGTAATGTGACGCATACACATGATGAAGATTGTAGTGATGAGGATAGTGATTCACAAAAAGCAAACCATGTAAGATCATGTACAAAGAAttctaaatga
- the LOC551770 gene encoding cytosolic purine 5'-nucleotidase isoform X3: protein MSRENVVDISNKTGYKVRFPDESNIFHEEPFHRSMVCFSLNHNITITNNYNEQDLDSYNEGGHGIQIDKRELGHRIFVNRSLHLENIKFYGFDMDYTLAEYKSPEYEQLGFTLLKDRLVSLGYPEEIKAFEYDPSFPVRGLWFDSLYGNLLKVDAYGNILVCVHGFEFLKHSQVYELYPNKFLQLDESRVYVLNTLFNLPESYLLACLIDFFTNSRQYIPDRTGVKEGELTMTFKSIFQDVRNAVDWIHLHGNLKTKTMENLDLYVKKDRRLPMFLNRIRESGAKIFLLTNSEYVFTNKIMTYLFDFPHGAKPDEPHRNWKTYFDTIVVDARKPLFFGEGTILRQVDTKTGALKLGTHKGPLHTGEVYSGGSCDVFTELIGAKGKDVLYIGDHIFGDILKSKKIRGWRTFLVVPELVQELHVWTDKCQLFAELQNLDVMLGEMYKNLDSSTKEKPDISKLRTSIRDVTHKMDLAYGMMGSLFRSGSRQTFFSSQVVRYADLYAATFLNLIYYPFSYMFRAPAMLMPHESTVAHEQRFVMETPMISRSRTSKLNDEEEEQNNPTKTLYVDCPSNQIPHARPETPRNVTHTHDEDCSDEDSDSQKANHVRSCTKNSK from the exons ATGAGTCGTGAAAATGTGGTTGATATATCGAACAAAACTG GGTATAAAGTCCGATTCCCGGATGAGTCAAACATCTTTCATGAAGAACCCTTTCATCGATCGATGGTTTGCTTTTCTTTAAATcacaatataacaataaccAATAATTATAACGAACAAGATTTGGATAGTTACAATGAGGGTGGCCACGGCATACAAATAGATAAGCGTGAATTAGGTCAcag AATTTTTGTGAATCGTAGTCttcatttagaaaatatcaAGTTTTATGGCTTCGACATGGATTATACTTTGGcag aatacaaATCACCAGAATACGAACAATTGGGTTTTACATTGTTAAAAGATCGTCTAGTATCTCTGGGATATCCAGAAGAAATTAAAGCATTTGAATATGATCCTAGTTTTCCGGTACGAGGATTATGGTTTGATAGTCTTTATGGAAATCTTCTTAAAGTGGACGCTTATGGAAATATCTTAGTTTGCGTTCACggtttcgaatttttgaaaca TTCACAAGTATATGAGCTTTatccgaataaatttttacaattagatGAATCTAGAGTATATGTGCTCAATACACTATTCAATCTTCCcgaatcatatttattagcaTGTTTGATAGacttttttacaaattcgCGGCAATACATACCAGACAGAACAGGGGTAAAAGAAGGAGAACTTACGATGACTTTCAAAAGCATATTCCAAGATGTTCGAAACGCTGTAGATTGGATACATCTTCAtggtaatttaaaaacaaaaacaatggAAAATTTAGATCTATATGTGAAGAAAGACAGGAGACTACCAATGTTTCTTAATAGGATTAGAGAAAGCGgggcaaaaatatttctcttaacaAATAGCGAGTACgtttttactaataaaattatgacttATCTCTTCGATTTTCCACATGGTGCaaag cCTGATGAACCTCATAGAAATTGGAAAACATATTTTGATACTATAGTAGTAGATGCTAGGAAACCACTATTTTTTGGTGAAGGTACAATTTTACGGCAAGTAGATACTAAAACTGGAGCTCTAAAACTTGGCACGCACAAAGGTCCACTTCATACAG GAGAAGTTTATTCAGGAGGCTCATGTGATGTATTCACCGAATTAATAGGCGCAAAAGGCAAAGACGTATTATATATTGGTGATCATATTTTCGGTGATatcttaaaaagtaaaaagattaGAGGATGGAGAACATTTTTAGTAGTACCTGAACTTGTACAAGAGCTTCACGTTTGGACCGATAAATGTCAATTATTTGCCGAGTTACAAAATTTAGATGTTATGTTAGGCGAAATGTacaa AAATTTAGATAGTAGTACAAAAGAAAAACCAGATATTTCCAAGCTGCGAACATCTATAAGAGATGTTACTCACAAAATGGATTTAGCTTACGGAATGATGGGTTCATTATTTCGTAGTGGGAGTAGACAAACCTTTTTCAGTAGTCAAGTTGTAAGGTATGCTGATCTTTATGCAGCAACTTTCTTAAACCTTATATATTATCCATTCTCGTATATGTTTCGAGCTCCTGCTATGTTG aTGCCTCATGAGAGTACAGTAGCTCATGAACAGAGATTTGTTATGGAAACACCAATGATTAGTCGATCTCGAACATCTAAGCTtaatgatgaagaagaagaacagaaTAATCCTACC aaaacttTGTATGTGGATTGTCCCAGTAATCAAATACCTCATGCAAGGCCTGAAACACCACGTAATGTGACGCATACACATGATGAAGATTGTAGTGATGAGGATAGTGATTCACAAAAAGCAAACCATGTAAGATCATGTACAAAGAAttctaaatga
- the LOC551770 gene encoding cytosolic purine 5'-nucleotidase isoform X6, producing MDYTLAEYKSPEYEQLGFTLLKDRLVSLGYPEEIKAFEYDPSFPVRGLWFDSLYGNLLKVDAYGNILVCVHGFEFLKHSQVYELYPNKFLQLDESRVYVLNTLFNLPESYLLACLIDFFTNSRQYIPDRTGVKEGELTMTFKSIFQDVRNAVDWIHLHGNLKTKTMENLDLYVKKDRRLPMFLNRIRESGAKIFLLTNSEYVFTNKIMTYLFDFPHGAKPDEPHRNWKTYFDTIVVDARKPLFFGEGTILRQVDTKTGALKLGTHKGPLHTGEVYSGGSCDVFTELIGAKGKDVLYIGDHIFGDILKSKKIRGWRTFLVVPELVQELHVWTDKCQLFAELQNLDVMLGEMYKNLDSSTKEKPDISKLRTSIRDVTHKMDLAYGMMGSLFRSGSRQTFFSSQVVRYADLYAATFLNLIYYPFSYMFRAPAMLMPHESTVAHEQRFVMETPMISRSRTSKLNDEEEEQNNPTKTLYVDCPSNQIPHARPETPRNVTHTHDEDCSDEDSDSQKANHVRSCTKNSK from the exons ATGGATTATACTTTGGcag aatacaaATCACCAGAATACGAACAATTGGGTTTTACATTGTTAAAAGATCGTCTAGTATCTCTGGGATATCCAGAAGAAATTAAAGCATTTGAATATGATCCTAGTTTTCCGGTACGAGGATTATGGTTTGATAGTCTTTATGGAAATCTTCTTAAAGTGGACGCTTATGGAAATATCTTAGTTTGCGTTCACggtttcgaatttttgaaaca TTCACAAGTATATGAGCTTTatccgaataaatttttacaattagatGAATCTAGAGTATATGTGCTCAATACACTATTCAATCTTCCcgaatcatatttattagcaTGTTTGATAGacttttttacaaattcgCGGCAATACATACCAGACAGAACAGGGGTAAAAGAAGGAGAACTTACGATGACTTTCAAAAGCATATTCCAAGATGTTCGAAACGCTGTAGATTGGATACATCTTCAtggtaatttaaaaacaaaaacaatggAAAATTTAGATCTATATGTGAAGAAAGACAGGAGACTACCAATGTTTCTTAATAGGATTAGAGAAAGCGgggcaaaaatatttctcttaacaAATAGCGAGTACgtttttactaataaaattatgacttATCTCTTCGATTTTCCACATGGTGCaaag cCTGATGAACCTCATAGAAATTGGAAAACATATTTTGATACTATAGTAGTAGATGCTAGGAAACCACTATTTTTTGGTGAAGGTACAATTTTACGGCAAGTAGATACTAAAACTGGAGCTCTAAAACTTGGCACGCACAAAGGTCCACTTCATACAG GAGAAGTTTATTCAGGAGGCTCATGTGATGTATTCACCGAATTAATAGGCGCAAAAGGCAAAGACGTATTATATATTGGTGATCATATTTTCGGTGATatcttaaaaagtaaaaagattaGAGGATGGAGAACATTTTTAGTAGTACCTGAACTTGTACAAGAGCTTCACGTTTGGACCGATAAATGTCAATTATTTGCCGAGTTACAAAATTTAGATGTTATGTTAGGCGAAATGTacaa AAATTTAGATAGTAGTACAAAAGAAAAACCAGATATTTCCAAGCTGCGAACATCTATAAGAGATGTTACTCACAAAATGGATTTAGCTTACGGAATGATGGGTTCATTATTTCGTAGTGGGAGTAGACAAACCTTTTTCAGTAGTCAAGTTGTAAGGTATGCTGATCTTTATGCAGCAACTTTCTTAAACCTTATATATTATCCATTCTCGTATATGTTTCGAGCTCCTGCTATGTTG aTGCCTCATGAGAGTACAGTAGCTCATGAACAGAGATTTGTTATGGAAACACCAATGATTAGTCGATCTCGAACATCTAAGCTtaatgatgaagaagaagaacagaaTAATCCTACC aaaacttTGTATGTGGATTGTCCCAGTAATCAAATACCTCATGCAAGGCCTGAAACACCACGTAATGTGACGCATACACATGATGAAGATTGTAGTGATGAGGATAGTGATTCACAAAAAGCAAACCATGTAAGATCATGTACAAAGAAttctaaatga